Proteins co-encoded in one Arthrobacter alpinus genomic window:
- a CDS encoding GDSL-type esterase/lipase family protein: MSPSSQQICFVGDSFVAGVGDETALGWTGRLVARQAAAGRPATAYNLGIRGNTSAQILGRIGAEIEQRRSPLRSTRVVLSMGVNDTTYVDDKPRLSPDDSCANLERILEMISGDPLLVVGPLAVSDDAQNARIAQLSADFHALCSARGIPYVEVFSDLERHPVWRQQVLEDDGAHPRSQGYQALYELVAPRWDRWMPLSPVGGEQLA; the protein is encoded by the coding sequence ATGAGCCCGTCCAGCCAGCAGATCTGCTTTGTGGGTGATTCCTTTGTGGCCGGTGTTGGAGATGAAACCGCCTTGGGCTGGACCGGCCGGCTGGTAGCTCGGCAGGCTGCAGCGGGGCGCCCCGCCACCGCCTACAACTTGGGCATTCGCGGCAACACCTCCGCTCAAATCCTCGGCAGGATCGGCGCGGAAATCGAGCAGAGACGGTCCCCGCTGCGCTCCACCCGCGTGGTTCTCTCCATGGGGGTCAACGACACCACCTACGTGGACGACAAACCCCGGCTTAGCCCGGATGATTCCTGCGCCAATCTAGAGCGCATCCTGGAGATGATCTCCGGCGATCCCCTCCTTGTCGTGGGACCGCTGGCAGTTTCCGATGATGCACAAAACGCTAGAATCGCTCAGCTCTCCGCTGACTTCCACGCGTTGTGCAGTGCACGGGGCATTCCCTACGTGGAGGTCTTCTCCGATCTGGAACGTCACCCCGTGTGGCGGCAACAGGTGCTGGAGGACGACGGCGCTCATCCGCGGTCCCAGGGATACCAGGCTTTGTATGAACTGGTGGCACCCAGATGGGACCGCTGGATGCCACTCTCACCAGTCGGCGGCGAGCAGCTCGCCTAG
- a CDS encoding integrase catalytic domain-containing protein, whose translation MSQRQAITKASALRYSRSSRSAKKTILDELCAVTGWHRDHARKALRQALVLKVVKVRPPRPPLYGETVIEALRFCWAVQGTPCGRLLAAALPDLVPRLRRFKELAIDDVTAELLLRIAPATIDRRLKADRGKLDPRGRSHTKPGTLLKDFIPVRTWAEWDDAVPGFVEIDLVGHEGGNSKGEFCFTLDITDIATGWTETRSVKNKAQKWVFAAIKDATAAFPFPILGIDSDNGSEFINWELFRWCEQENLTFTRSRSGNKNDGAHVEQKNWHIVRQTVGYHRYDTAAELELLNQIWALQRLLTNHFGPQQKLVKKVRTGAKISKKYDLPATPYQRVLADTGTVKKTVKTKLTKENKPLNPAAIQRQLQSLAGELLTLTTAKQGPKPQPSLRAISNDSTKKATRAS comes from the coding sequence ATGAGTCAACGTCAGGCGATCACGAAGGCCAGCGCTCTTCGGTATTCCCGTTCGAGCAGGTCTGCCAAGAAGACCATTTTGGATGAGTTGTGTGCGGTGACGGGCTGGCACCGGGACCATGCGCGCAAGGCGCTGCGGCAGGCCCTGGTACTCAAGGTGGTCAAGGTGAGGCCTCCCCGGCCACCACTGTACGGTGAGACCGTGATCGAAGCGTTGAGGTTCTGCTGGGCCGTTCAAGGCACACCCTGCGGCAGGTTGCTGGCGGCTGCCCTACCGGACCTTGTGCCCCGGCTGCGCCGGTTCAAGGAACTGGCCATAGATGATGTGACGGCGGAATTGTTGTTGCGGATTGCCCCGGCCACGATCGATCGGCGACTCAAGGCCGATCGGGGCAAGCTTGACCCGCGAGGGCGTTCGCATACCAAGCCGGGGACGTTGTTGAAGGACTTCATTCCGGTGCGGACCTGGGCCGAGTGGGACGACGCTGTTCCGGGGTTTGTCGAGATTGATTTGGTTGGTCATGAGGGTGGCAATTCGAAGGGTGAGTTCTGTTTCACCCTGGATATCACTGACATCGCCACGGGATGGACCGAGACCCGCTCGGTGAAGAACAAAGCCCAGAAATGGGTATTCGCGGCCATCAAGGACGCCACCGCTGCCTTCCCGTTTCCGATCCTGGGGATCGATTCGGACAATGGGAGCGAGTTCATCAACTGGGAGCTGTTCCGTTGGTGTGAGCAGGAGAATTTGACGTTCACCAGGTCCCGGTCCGGGAACAAGAATGACGGTGCGCATGTAGAGCAGAAGAACTGGCATATCGTCCGTCAGACCGTCGGCTACCACCGCTACGACACGGCCGCGGAGTTGGAGTTGCTGAACCAGATTTGGGCGCTTCAACGCCTACTAACGAACCACTTCGGCCCGCAGCAGAAACTCGTCAAGAAGGTCCGCACGGGGGCGAAGATCAGCAAGAAGTATGACCTGCCAGCCACCCCGTATCAACGCGTCCTAGCTGACACAGGAACCGTGAAGAAGACGGTCAAGACGAAGTTGACCAAAGAGAACAAACCCTTAAATCCAGCGGCCATCCAACGCCAGCTCCAAAGCCTCGCCGGCGAACTGCTGACCCTGACAACGGCAAAGCAAGGCCCTAAGCCTCAACCATCCCTGCGGGCAATATCAAATGATTCCACGAAGAAAGCTACGCGGGCATCTTGA
- a CDS encoding serine protein kinase RIO — MKFSADPQHFEKINRKSSRPRFTNGPLERKPHSADWSVLDDSLGDNQRWSTWPDLEKLMRGPTPYPEFVIEDAAAIDTELGVLKTGKEADVFLVERATESRQALLAAKRYRSADQRLFHRSSTYTEGRSVRRSRDARAIKNSSSYGREVEAARWANAEWTYLRMAWENGIPVPYPVQICGSEILMEFIADPENPGIAAPRLQATHPSAEQLQSYWHQLVDAMTAFARLGFAHGDLSPYNVLAAGDRLVIIDLPQLVDLAGNVQGAELLARDCKNICAWFTARGLEVDHGRLLGELLAADW; from the coding sequence ATGAAGTTTTCCGCTGATCCCCAGCACTTCGAAAAAATCAACCGCAAGTCCTCCCGGCCCCGCTTCACAAACGGGCCCCTTGAGCGCAAGCCCCATTCAGCCGACTGGAGCGTCCTTGACGATTCCCTCGGCGACAACCAGCGCTGGTCAACCTGGCCCGATCTTGAGAAACTCATGCGCGGCCCCACGCCCTATCCCGAATTCGTGATTGAGGACGCCGCCGCCATTGACACCGAGCTCGGAGTCCTAAAAACCGGCAAGGAAGCGGACGTCTTCCTTGTTGAGCGGGCCACAGAATCACGGCAGGCGCTCTTGGCAGCCAAACGGTACAGGTCTGCCGATCAACGCCTTTTCCACCGGTCATCGACCTACACGGAGGGTCGCTCGGTGCGGCGTTCACGCGATGCGCGGGCCATCAAGAACAGCAGCAGCTACGGCCGCGAGGTGGAGGCCGCCCGCTGGGCCAATGCCGAATGGACGTACCTTCGCATGGCGTGGGAGAACGGCATTCCCGTGCCCTACCCGGTGCAAATCTGCGGCAGTGAAATCCTGATGGAATTCATTGCCGACCCCGAGAACCCGGGCATTGCGGCCCCACGGCTGCAGGCCACGCATCCGAGCGCTGAACAGTTGCAGAGTTATTGGCACCAACTTGTGGATGCCATGACGGCGTTCGCCCGGCTGGGGTTCGCCCATGGCGACCTCTCACCTTATAACGTGCTGGCCGCCGGCGACCGCCTGGTGATCATTGACCTGCCGCAGCTGGTGGACTTGGCCGGAAACGTACAAGGGGCGGAGCTGCTGGCGCGGGACTGCAAGAACATCTGCGCCTGGTTCACCGCCCGCGGATTGGAAGTGGACCACGGGCGCCTCCTAGGCGAGCTGCTCGCCGCCGACTGGTGA
- a CDS encoding glycoside hydrolase family 3 N-terminal domain-containing protein, whose translation MRTFSRNLLLAGTMLSMAATMGVPAASAAPPAELTAAVLAAAAPQTPIPALTQTLTPAQQLARMSMAQRVGQLFMVDASATGASAATLSTLSNNHVGNVYLSGRSSAGTAATAAVVRRMSATVSGTTTGNVKLLVATDQEGGYVQVLSGPGFSTIPTGLSQGALSPATLQSYAKTWGSQLAVAGLNMNLAPVLDTVPSAAFAPYNLPIGYYEREYGYTPQTVSSHGNAFAAGMRQAAIVPTVKHFPGLGRVTLNTDTSANVHDTTTTRTDPYLQPFRDAINQGVRVVMVSSAYYDRIDSSTIAPFSRTIMGGMLRGDLGFTGVILSDDLCAAKQLSPWSLANRALNFFNAGGTMLLCASPQDTSLMYQTVLNAAHTNASFAAAVNAAAAKVLTLKAATLAAPFGSGAPPLLTDFNGDGNADVLARDGAGKLWLYPGSGRGGWLATVQVGSGWQSFNRVFNVGDFNGDGTADVMARDGAGALWLYPGNGRGGWLPRSQVGHGWGVFNTVVGAGDFNGDGTADVLARDAAGALWLYPGNGRGGWLPRSQVGKGWGGFNTILGVGDFNGDGTADVLARDGAGILWLYPGDGHGAWLPRSQAGKGWGGFNTILGVGDFNGDGTADVVARDGAGNLWLYPGNGHGAWFPRSQVGYGWGFFNAIF comes from the coding sequence ATGCGAACATTTTCCAGAAACCTGCTGCTGGCCGGGACGATGCTGTCCATGGCCGCCACCATGGGGGTGCCTGCGGCCTCAGCCGCCCCTCCTGCAGAGCTAACCGCAGCAGTGCTCGCGGCTGCCGCACCGCAGACGCCGATCCCGGCGCTGACGCAGACACTGACCCCGGCGCAGCAGCTGGCACGGATGAGCATGGCCCAGCGGGTGGGCCAGCTGTTCATGGTGGATGCCAGCGCCACCGGGGCGAGTGCCGCCACCCTGTCAACGTTGTCCAACAACCACGTGGGCAATGTGTACCTGTCCGGCCGCAGTTCCGCTGGCACCGCCGCCACAGCGGCCGTTGTGAGGCGGATGAGCGCCACGGTCAGTGGAACCACCACAGGCAACGTCAAGCTGCTGGTGGCCACCGATCAGGAAGGCGGTTACGTGCAGGTCCTTTCCGGGCCAGGTTTTTCCACCATCCCCACCGGGCTGTCCCAAGGCGCCCTGTCGCCGGCAACCCTACAGTCCTACGCCAAGACGTGGGGAAGTCAGCTGGCGGTGGCCGGTCTCAACATGAACCTGGCTCCCGTGCTGGACACCGTGCCCAGTGCCGCGTTTGCGCCCTACAACCTCCCAATCGGTTACTACGAACGGGAGTATGGCTACACCCCGCAAACCGTTTCCAGTCATGGCAACGCTTTCGCCGCAGGCATGCGGCAGGCCGCCATTGTTCCCACCGTCAAGCATTTTCCAGGTCTGGGCAGGGTGACGCTAAATACGGACACCAGCGCCAACGTTCACGACACGACCACCACGCGTACCGATCCCTACCTGCAACCGTTTCGGGATGCCATCAACCAAGGTGTCCGGGTAGTTATGGTCTCCAGCGCATACTACGACCGGATTGACTCTTCCACCATTGCCCCGTTCTCCCGGACCATCATGGGGGGCATGCTGCGTGGCGATCTGGGCTTCACTGGCGTCATCCTCTCCGACGACCTCTGCGCGGCAAAGCAGCTGAGCCCCTGGAGCCTGGCGAACCGTGCCCTGAACTTCTTCAACGCTGGCGGCACCATGCTCCTATGTGCTTCCCCTCAGGACACCTCATTGATGTATCAAACCGTGCTCAACGCAGCGCACACTAACGCATCCTTTGCTGCCGCCGTCAACGCCGCCGCGGCCAAGGTACTCACGCTTAAGGCTGCCACCTTGGCCGCACCCTTTGGCTCGGGTGCGCCGCCGTTGTTGACGGACTTCAACGGTGACGGCAATGCTGACGTGCTGGCCCGAGACGGGGCGGGCAAGCTGTGGTTGTATCCGGGGAGCGGGCGCGGTGGCTGGCTGGCGACGGTCCAGGTTGGCTCCGGGTGGCAGTCCTTCAACAGGGTATTCAACGTGGGCGACTTCAACGGTGACGGCACCGCAGATGTGATGGCTCGGGATGGGGCTGGCGCGCTGTGGTTGTATCCGGGTAATGGGCGCGGCGGATGGTTGCCGCGCAGCCAGGTGGGGCATGGCTGGGGTGTCTTCAATACTGTTGTGGGTGCTGGTGACTTCAATGGGGACGGCACAGCTGATGTGTTGGCTCGGGATGCGGCTGGTGCCCTGTGGTTGTATCCGGGTAATGGGCGCGGTGGCTGGTTGCCGCGCAGCCAGGTCGGGAAAGGCTGGGGTGGCTTCAACACTATTTTGGGTGTTGGCGACTTCAACGGCGATGGAACCGCTGATGTGTTGGCTCGGGATGGGGCCGGCATTCTGTGGTTGTATCCGGGTGATGGGCACGGTGCCTGGTTGCCACGCAGCCAGGCCGGGAAAGGCTGGGGTGGCTTCAACACTATTTTGGGTGTTGGCGACTTCAACGGTGACGGAACCGCTGATGTGGTGGCTCGGGATGGGGCCGGCAATTTGTGGTTGTATCCGGGCAATGGGCACGGTGCCTGGTTCCCACGCAGCCAAGTGGGCTATGGCTGGGGCTTCTTCAACGCCATCTTCTAG
- a CDS encoding glycoside hydrolase family 3 C-terminal domain-containing protein: MGGHDVVALRSIRTGRYLGTAAENESLAATSATAGADQLFELQDWGGGEVTLRARSNSLLLAAGNDGYLYPSATRVGGWIVQETFRLHRDSDGSVRIQHVGTGKWVHIEAHTGSALLVAGDIEVADRFTLRIQENGLEAVAAAAAQASVAVVVVGNDPHLGGRETLDRSSLELSQRDQEMVRVAREANPNTVLVIVSSYPYALGDLADTPAIVWTSHAGQELGHGVADVLSGAVEPYGRLPQTWFAHDGDLPDILDYDIISGGGTYQYSRAEPLYPMGHGLGYSTVEYSDLLVTDHGDAWLEASLTVRNTGARELAELVQIYAAAPDHRFEFPRRLLLGHTRVLLAAGEERVVKVAIARERLATFSVTSLAMLTEPGEYIFLAGRSAQNLPLSASLVLTGAGSCDRAPGDAIRAEHFDAAQGVELVPETHLAGTAIKVASGHRSALAYYKNWSALPAGPGELRVLDGGSGRVSFERAGAAGTWLPWLTVDVPLGSGGVIDFDLPTVGNGLPADLRVGISGDVTLVALRLGKH, encoded by the coding sequence GTGGGCGGACACGATGTGGTTGCCCTGCGCAGCATCCGGACGGGCCGCTACCTCGGAACTGCTGCCGAGAATGAATCCCTTGCGGCAACCTCGGCCACCGCCGGTGCCGATCAGCTCTTTGAATTACAGGATTGGGGTGGCGGGGAAGTTACCTTGCGGGCACGCAGTAACTCGCTCCTGCTGGCCGCTGGGAATGACGGTTACCTTTACCCCAGTGCCACCCGGGTGGGCGGCTGGATTGTGCAGGAGACCTTCCGCCTCCATCGGGACAGCGACGGCAGTGTCCGGATCCAACACGTCGGCACAGGAAAATGGGTTCACATCGAGGCGCACACAGGCAGCGCCCTGCTGGTGGCTGGCGATATCGAGGTGGCTGACCGCTTCACGCTCCGCATCCAGGAGAACGGTTTAGAAGCAGTGGCGGCAGCGGCTGCCCAGGCGAGTGTGGCCGTCGTCGTGGTTGGCAATGATCCGCACTTGGGTGGACGGGAGACGTTGGATCGCAGCAGCCTGGAATTGTCGCAGCGCGATCAGGAAATGGTCAGGGTAGCGCGGGAGGCGAATCCCAACACCGTGCTGGTGATTGTTTCCTCCTACCCCTATGCCTTGGGTGACTTGGCGGATACGCCGGCCATTGTGTGGACCTCCCATGCCGGTCAGGAGCTGGGGCATGGCGTAGCGGATGTGCTTTCCGGAGCTGTGGAACCCTATGGCCGACTGCCGCAAACGTGGTTTGCTCACGATGGCGATCTGCCAGATATTTTGGACTACGACATCATTTCAGGTGGCGGAACCTACCAGTATTCGCGCGCCGAACCCTTGTATCCCATGGGTCACGGACTCGGCTATTCAACGGTGGAGTACAGCGATCTCTTGGTGACAGACCACGGCGATGCCTGGCTGGAAGCATCGCTGACGGTCCGCAATACCGGTGCCCGTGAGCTGGCCGAGCTGGTGCAAATTTATGCGGCCGCGCCGGATCACCGCTTCGAATTCCCGCGCCGCCTGCTGCTTGGCCATACCAGAGTCTTGCTGGCCGCCGGCGAAGAGCGGGTAGTCAAGGTAGCCATTGCTCGCGAGCGGTTGGCCACGTTCAGCGTCACCTCCCTGGCGATGCTGACCGAGCCGGGGGAGTACATTTTCCTCGCTGGACGGTCGGCGCAGAACCTGCCGCTCTCGGCTAGTTTGGTGTTGACCGGGGCGGGCAGTTGCGACCGGGCGCCCGGGGACGCCATCCGTGCAGAGCACTTCGATGCTGCGCAAGGGGTGGAACTGGTGCCGGAAACACACCTCGCTGGCACGGCTATTAAGGTTGCGTCGGGGCATCGTTCAGCGCTGGCGTACTACAAGAACTGGTCCGCGCTACCTGCTGGGCCGGGTGAGCTACGGGTGCTCGACGGCGGCAGCGGACGGGTCAGTTTTGAACGCGCTGGAGCGGCTGGGACATGGCTGCCGTGGCTGACAGTGGATGTACCTCTAGGCTCTGGCGGGGTCATCGACTTTGATCTCCCAACGGTGGGCAACGGCCTTCCTGCCGATCTTCGCGTAGGGATCTCCGGGGACGTGACGCTGGTGGCGTTGCGTCTGGGCAAGCACTAA
- a CDS encoding M50 family metallopeptidase, with protein sequence MDNAAQQLGNAATTWWGAVLAGFTRTDPLSVPAGILLGIVAAAVVLSIPRVTWRWFGLYVTFVHELGHAFAALMTGRVVHGLKIGLDHSGQLVSSGRRGFSATWSGFWGYPAPAVVGLALVWSVSAGWAGAAASIGALILLLALIFLRNFTGIVVALLSAAVAQSLVMLADAQTVSWAILTLGIALAVGSVRDFFKVAAVHTRRRNQLTSSDAYLLAQSTGVPSFLWLTGFALVIGGSAACSAYFVWGMLAR encoded by the coding sequence ATGGATAATGCAGCGCAACAGCTCGGAAATGCAGCCACCACGTGGTGGGGTGCTGTCCTTGCTGGCTTTACTCGGACCGATCCGCTGAGCGTTCCCGCTGGCATCCTTTTGGGCATAGTGGCGGCCGCCGTGGTGTTGAGTATTCCGCGAGTGACCTGGCGCTGGTTTGGGCTGTATGTGACGTTTGTGCACGAGCTCGGCCATGCCTTTGCTGCCCTCATGACAGGACGTGTGGTGCATGGCCTGAAGATCGGGCTGGATCATTCGGGCCAGCTGGTCAGCAGCGGCCGGCGCGGTTTCAGCGCCACGTGGTCCGGCTTTTGGGGCTACCCAGCACCTGCCGTCGTGGGGCTGGCACTTGTTTGGTCAGTGTCGGCAGGGTGGGCAGGTGCAGCAGCATCCATCGGCGCCTTGATCCTGCTGTTGGCTCTGATATTCCTGCGGAACTTCACCGGGATCGTGGTGGCCCTGCTGAGCGCCGCTGTGGCGCAGAGCCTTGTCATGCTCGCCGATGCTCAGACTGTCAGCTGGGCGATTTTGACCTTGGGGATCGCCTTGGCCGTCGGCTCGGTTCGCGACTTCTTCAAGGTCGCAGCGGTCCACACTCGCCGCCGCAACCAACTCACCAGTTCCGACGCCTACCTGCTGGCGCAGTCAACCGGTGTGCCGTCCTTCCTCTGGCTCACCGGCTTTGCCCTCGTCATTGGTGGCTCCGCCGCATGTTCGGCCTACTTTGTATGGGGCATGCTGGCCCGCTGA
- a CDS encoding ATP-binding cassette domain-containing protein, translated as MQNTHPISLSRLTFAWADGTPVFTSLTAVFAAGRTGLVGPNGTGKTALLRLITGELTPGSGTVMTSSNVNYLPQKLTLRTEQRVTDLLGMAEKRRALADVLAGREGNMAENLELIGDDWDLEERAVALLAGYGLPADGPDFLDRTVGTLSGGEAMITALAGLELTARPITLLDEPTNNLDRTARERLYQAVERWRGTLVIATHDRALLERVDAIAELRPVRSRAWSGERVELIRHGGNWSVYEEEVAAEREAAERAVRDAGARLATEKRQRIEAETKIARRAKAGRKAADSMPKILANELRKKAEQSAGKMRGTMGSRESDAAAALADARDGVRAETRIRIDLSGTAIPAGRTVLDIPASVVALGEMHDGGAHLAPDARLSLRGPERVALTGPNGVGKTTLLNAMRPLAAVPVGYLRQRIGSGPGGLGPGGLGPGGSGAGGSGAARAGEAWEGLDDSLTVLENVRAAEPSADPAEVREQLARFHFRGDLAHQPVRELSGGERFRVALARILLAQPAPQLLLLDEPTNNLDLVSTEQLVSALADYKGAMVVSSHDDAFLAALAPERHWELRRPAAAGEAAAQR; from the coding sequence ATGCAGAACACCCACCCCATTTCGCTGTCCCGGCTCACCTTTGCCTGGGCTGACGGCACCCCCGTCTTCACTTCCCTCACGGCTGTTTTTGCCGCAGGCCGCACCGGCCTGGTTGGTCCCAACGGCACCGGAAAAACCGCGCTGCTGCGCTTGATCACCGGAGAACTGACACCCGGCAGCGGAACGGTGATGACGTCGTCGAACGTTAATTACCTGCCGCAGAAGCTGACCCTGCGCACGGAGCAGCGCGTCACTGACCTGCTCGGCATGGCCGAGAAGCGCCGTGCGCTGGCCGATGTTCTGGCCGGGAGGGAAGGGAATATGGCGGAAAACCTGGAGCTCATTGGCGACGATTGGGATCTGGAGGAACGCGCCGTGGCCCTGCTGGCCGGGTACGGGCTACCGGCAGATGGTCCGGACTTCCTGGACCGCACGGTGGGCACGCTCTCCGGCGGCGAGGCCATGATCACCGCGCTCGCCGGGCTGGAGCTCACGGCCCGGCCCATCACACTGCTCGATGAACCCACCAACAACCTGGACAGGACCGCCCGCGAACGCCTTTACCAGGCGGTGGAGCGGTGGCGCGGCACGCTGGTGATAGCCACGCATGACCGGGCACTGCTGGAACGTGTCGATGCCATCGCCGAGCTGCGTCCTGTCCGCAGTCGTGCCTGGTCCGGGGAACGCGTGGAGCTCATCCGGCACGGCGGCAACTGGTCTGTCTATGAGGAGGAAGTGGCGGCCGAACGTGAGGCAGCGGAGCGTGCCGTCCGCGACGCCGGTGCCCGGCTCGCCACCGAGAAGCGCCAGCGCATCGAAGCGGAGACAAAGATTGCCCGCCGCGCCAAGGCCGGGCGGAAGGCCGCGGATTCGATGCCCAAGATCCTTGCGAACGAGCTGCGCAAAAAGGCGGAGCAGTCGGCCGGCAAGATGCGCGGCACGATGGGCAGCCGCGAGTCTGATGCGGCTGCGGCCCTGGCGGATGCCCGCGACGGCGTTCGGGCAGAGACTCGCATCCGCATTGACCTGTCCGGCACGGCCATTCCCGCGGGGCGGACGGTGCTGGATATCCCTGCTTCCGTGGTGGCCCTCGGCGAGATGCACGACGGCGGAGCGCACCTTGCGCCCGACGCGCGCCTGTCGCTGCGCGGACCCGAGCGGGTGGCATTGACCGGGCCCAACGGAGTGGGCAAGACGACTCTGCTGAATGCCATGCGTCCGCTGGCTGCCGTGCCGGTGGGGTACCTGCGGCAGCGAATCGGTTCGGGTCCCGGTGGGTTGGGTCCTGGTGGGTTGGGTCCTGGTGGTTCGGGTGCCGGTGGTTCCGGCGCAGCTCGCGCCGGTGAAGCGTGGGAAGGGCTGGATGATTCCTTGACGGTGCTGGAAAATGTCCGGGCGGCGGAACCATCGGCTGATCCGGCCGAGGTGCGCGAGCAGTTGGCGCGCTTCCACTTCCGCGGCGATCTAGCCCACCAGCCCGTGCGGGAACTGTCGGGCGGGGAACGGTTCCGGGTGGCGCTGGCCCGGATCCTGCTGGCCCAGCCAGCACCGCAGCTGCTGCTCCTGGACGAGCCAACGAACAACCTGGATCTGGTATCCACGGAGCAACTGGTCTCGGCGCTTGCCGATTACAAGGGGGCCATGGTGGTCTCCAGCCACGACGACGCCTTCCTCGCAGCGCTGGCGCCAGAACGGCACTGGGAACTACGGCGGCCGGCCGCAGCAGGTGAAGCGGCGGCGCAACGTTAG